From Thalassotalea euphylliae, the proteins below share one genomic window:
- the tssA gene encoding type VI secretion system protein TssA, which translates to MDYYSAVTRSIEESSPCGISLEDDHGLEALFFKAEGTPERYDGQKTIPAEPPNWRELETNTLAYLEQSKDINIIVLLSQIALNTRGLSAFSDCIRGLSQVVTNYWQELFPELDPDDGDATERISALGNLLHTDKTIKPLRQTALASSKVFGAISLLDIEIVQGFSTAPNDRELTEQQLAAIFKDTDQEALQLLNSQVQLCSDSLADLHSHLEEKVGVGQGVNFAPITDLLRKMQSAFNQYSDSIDNNENSHEQAQELADGGEPSTSALANAEAAAVTGEIQGRADVEKALDKICDYFRKHEPSSPVPLLLNRAKQLVHKDFLEIIEDLAPDGAEQVKKLSGID; encoded by the coding sequence ATGGATTACTATTCGGCAGTAACGCGCTCTATTGAAGAATCCTCACCCTGTGGAATTTCTTTAGAAGATGATCATGGTTTAGAAGCGTTATTTTTCAAAGCAGAGGGGACTCCTGAACGTTACGACGGTCAAAAGACCATTCCAGCCGAACCGCCTAATTGGCGTGAATTAGAAACCAATACCCTAGCCTATTTAGAGCAATCAAAAGACATTAATATCATCGTTCTCCTGTCGCAAATCGCCTTAAACACGCGAGGTTTGAGCGCTTTTAGTGACTGTATTCGCGGCTTATCTCAAGTCGTCACTAACTATTGGCAAGAGCTCTTTCCCGAATTAGACCCTGATGATGGTGATGCCACCGAGCGTATCTCTGCACTAGGTAACTTGTTGCACACCGACAAAACCATCAAGCCACTGCGCCAAACAGCATTAGCGAGCTCTAAGGTCTTTGGCGCAATCTCACTGTTAGACATCGAAATTGTCCAAGGATTCTCAACGGCGCCAAATGACCGTGAGCTCACAGAGCAACAGCTGGCCGCCATTTTCAAAGATACCGATCAAGAAGCCCTGCAGCTACTCAACAGCCAAGTGCAGCTATGCAGTGATTCGCTGGCCGATTTACACAGCCATCTAGAAGAAAAAGTGGGTGTTGGCCAAGGGGTTAATTTTGCGCCGATTACCGATTTACTGCGCAAGATGCAATCTGCATTTAATCAGTATTCAGACAGTATTGATAATAATGAAAATAGTCATGAGCAAGCGCAAGAGCTTGCTGACGGCGGAGAGCCATCAACAAGCGCGCTAGCAAACGCGGAGGCTGCTGCCGTGACAGGGGAAATACAAGGGCGAGCAGATGTTGAAAAAGCACTGGACAAAATCTGTGATTACTTTCGCAAACACGAACCTTCAAGCCCCGTTCCTTTGCTACTCAATAGAGCGAAACAACTCGTCCATAAAGACTTTCTGGAAATCATAGAAGACCTAGCGCCAGATGGTGCTGAGCAAGTAAAAAAACTATCGGGTATTGACTAA
- the tssB gene encoding type VI secretion system contractile sheath small subunit yields the protein MADSGQKFIGRNRAPRVQIEYDVELYGAEKKVQIPFVMGVMADLSGNPETPLPSISERKALEVDVDNFDDRMKAVKPRANFKVPNTMTGEGQLNVDVSFESMDDFSPAAIAGQVDGLKDLLKARQQLANLITYMDGKEGAEELIKKAIADPALLESLIAAPKPEEEE from the coding sequence ATGGCAGATAGTGGTCAGAAGTTTATCGGTAGAAATAGAGCACCCCGTGTTCAAATCGAATACGACGTAGAACTTTACGGTGCAGAAAAAAAAGTACAAATACCTTTTGTAATGGGGGTAATGGCCGATCTCAGTGGCAACCCTGAAACGCCCTTACCATCTATCTCTGAACGCAAGGCGTTAGAGGTTGATGTCGACAACTTTGACGATCGAATGAAAGCCGTTAAACCGCGAGCTAACTTCAAAGTGCCCAACACCATGACCGGCGAAGGACAGCTCAATGTTGATGTTTCGTTTGAGAGTATGGATGACTTTTCACCTGCGGCTATTGCAGGCCAAGTTGACGGGCTAAAAGACCTACTAAAAGCGCGTCAACAACTGGCAAATTTGATCACCTATATGGATGGCAAAGAAGGTGCAGAAGAACTCATTAAAAAAGCGATTGCAGACCCAGCATTACTTGAGTCGTTAATTGCTGCGCCCAAACCGGAAGAAGAGGAATAA
- the tssC gene encoding type VI secretion system contractile sheath large subunit, with the protein MSDEVAKEAAEGAVEELTSDSFSALLQKEFKPKSDRAKDEVENAVQTLAEFVLKDTSFISEDTVHSIEAIIGEIDKKMSEQLNEVLHHDDLQKLEGTWRGLHHLVNNTETDEFLKIRVMDINKNELGKNLKKFAGTAWDQSPVFKKFYEEEYGQFGGEPFGCIVGDYYFDNSPADVKLLANMSRISAACHAPFISAASPAMLQMDSWGELTNPRDLTKVMSTPDYASYNSLRESDDAKYIALTMPRTLARLPYGAQTEPVEEFDFEEQTGSADSSKYTWMNAAYSMAVNINRSFKNYGWCSRIRGIESGGVVEGLPVHTFPSDDGGVDMKCPTEIAISDRREAELSKIGMMPLVHKKNTDLAAFIGAQTIQKPQEYDDPDATANAALAARLPYLFASCRFAHYLKCIVRDKVGSFKERDDMQRWLQSWVTQYVDGDPANSSETYKAQHPLAAAEVTVDDVEGSPGYYNAKFYLRPHYQLEGLTASLRLVSKLPSAKTG; encoded by the coding sequence ATGAGTGACGAAGTAGCAAAAGAAGCTGCCGAAGGCGCGGTTGAAGAACTGACGAGCGACTCCTTTTCGGCATTGTTACAAAAAGAATTCAAGCCCAAATCGGACCGAGCAAAAGACGAAGTAGAAAACGCAGTACAGACCTTGGCAGAATTTGTTTTAAAAGACACCAGTTTCATTTCAGAAGATACCGTGCATTCAATTGAAGCCATTATTGGTGAAATTGATAAGAAAATGTCTGAGCAGTTAAATGAAGTGCTGCACCACGATGACCTGCAAAAACTTGAAGGCACATGGCGAGGACTTCACCACTTGGTAAACAACACCGAAACTGACGAATTTTTGAAAATTCGGGTGATGGACATCAACAAGAACGAGCTTGGCAAAAACCTCAAGAAATTTGCTGGCACGGCGTGGGATCAAAGCCCTGTATTTAAAAAGTTTTACGAAGAAGAATACGGGCAATTTGGCGGTGAACCGTTCGGCTGTATTGTTGGCGATTATTATTTTGATAACAGCCCAGCAGACGTCAAGCTGCTGGCTAACATGTCAAGAATTAGTGCAGCGTGTCATGCGCCATTTATTTCAGCAGCAAGCCCCGCCATGCTGCAAATGGATTCTTGGGGAGAGCTGACCAATCCTAGAGATCTCACGAAAGTGATGTCGACGCCAGATTATGCTTCCTACAATTCACTGCGAGAATCTGACGACGCGAAATACATCGCCTTAACCATGCCACGTACACTCGCGCGCCTGCCGTATGGCGCCCAAACCGAACCGGTTGAAGAATTCGATTTTGAGGAACAAACCGGCAGTGCTGACTCCAGTAAATACACTTGGATGAACGCCGCGTATTCAATGGCGGTCAACATTAATCGCTCGTTCAAAAATTACGGCTGGTGCTCGCGTATTCGCGGTATTGAATCGGGCGGTGTTGTTGAGGGCTTACCGGTTCACACCTTCCCAAGTGACGATGGTGGCGTCGATATGAAATGCCCCACAGAAATCGCCATTAGTGATCGCCGTGAAGCTGAATTATCGAAAATTGGCATGATGCCACTCGTCCATAAAAAGAATACTGATTTGGCGGCATTTATTGGTGCACAAACCATTCAAAAACCGCAAGAGTATGATGACCCTGACGCGACGGCCAACGCTGCACTGGCTGCCCGTCTTCCCTACCTATTTGCGTCTTGCCGTTTCGCTCACTACCTCAAATGTATTGTCAGAGATAAAGTGGGCTCCTTTAAAGAACGTGACGATATGCAACGCTGGTTGCAAAGTTGGGTAACGCAATATGTTGATGGTGACCCTGCCAATTCATCGGAAACATACAAAGCACAACACCCGTTAGCTGCCGCAGAAGTAACTGTAGACGACGTAGAAGGTAGTCCGGGCTATTACAACGCGAAGTTTTATTTAAGACCTCATTACCAGTTAGAAGGGTTAACCGCATCACTGCGCCTAGTATCTAAACTCCCTTCAGCTAAAACTGGCTAA
- a CDS encoding Hcp family type VI secretion system effector: MAVDIFLYLTKIDGESKDSTHEKEIDILSWSWGMTQSGTTHMGGGGGSGKVSVNDISFVKYIDSASHALLLRCASGEHIEEGILVVRKAGKDPLEYLKITMTNIIVTSVQTGGSGGEDRLTESVSLNFEQVKYEYVEQKMDGTGEPAKPFTWNISANVPELK; the protein is encoded by the coding sequence ATGGCTGTCGACATTTTCCTGTATTTAACAAAAATAGACGGGGAATCAAAAGATTCCACCCATGAAAAAGAAATCGATATATTGTCGTGGAGTTGGGGCATGACACAAAGCGGTACCACTCATATGGGTGGTGGTGGTGGCTCAGGCAAGGTGTCTGTCAATGATATTTCCTTCGTCAAATACATAGACTCCGCCTCCCACGCCTTGTTGCTCAGGTGTGCCTCAGGTGAACATATTGAAGAAGGCATACTTGTGGTGAGAAAAGCGGGTAAAGACCCGCTGGAATACCTCAAAATAACCATGACGAATATTATTGTTACCAGTGTGCAAACAGGTGGCTCTGGGGGAGAAGACAGGCTAACGGAGAGCGTTAGTTTGAATTTTGAACAAGTCAAATACGAGTATGTTGAGCAGAAAATGGACGGTACAGGTGAGCCTGCGAAACCGTTCACTTGGAATATTTCTGCTAATGTACCTGAGCTTAAATAA
- a CDS encoding type VI secretion system accessory protein TagJ produces the protein MSYQALIKEHLRAGKLHECQTEVITRLKQSPDDIELRICLFQLFCLTAQLDRALDQLTTLAELSDQTLAMKNTYQSIIQAEQTRQQVFTGQQTVTIFGNSPAWCEHYVNALQHYCTNQLSQSQQAIAQGAEQAPAIAGKINGEPFQWLADADVRLGPILEIMINGKYYWLPQSSITQIKFEPIEDLRDLVWLPCHITLVGLGEMIAFIPTRYPNLNSHLGKEYSAENNQYLLAQVTDWQEPLPQFYIGNGLRTLLTDQGEYPVTQVTEITFEQHNSDQKSIEQET, from the coding sequence ATGAGTTATCAAGCTTTGATAAAGGAACACCTGCGCGCTGGCAAACTACACGAATGCCAAACCGAGGTTATTACTCGACTTAAACAGTCCCCTGATGATATTGAATTACGCATTTGTTTGTTTCAGTTGTTTTGTTTAACAGCGCAATTGGATCGCGCCTTAGATCAACTGACAACATTGGCTGAGCTAAGTGACCAAACCTTAGCCATGAAAAACACTTACCAGTCAATTATTCAGGCTGAACAAACCAGGCAACAAGTATTCACCGGTCAGCAAACAGTAACCATTTTCGGCAACTCTCCTGCTTGGTGTGAACACTATGTAAATGCCCTGCAACATTATTGCACTAACCAATTGTCGCAGAGCCAACAAGCTATCGCGCAAGGAGCTGAGCAAGCGCCCGCCATTGCAGGTAAGATTAATGGAGAACCCTTTCAATGGTTAGCTGATGCTGACGTCCGTTTAGGGCCAATCTTGGAAATTATGATCAACGGAAAGTATTACTGGCTGCCGCAATCAAGCATTACGCAAATTAAGTTTGAGCCAATTGAAGATTTGCGCGATCTGGTTTGGCTACCCTGCCATATTACGCTTGTTGGTTTAGGTGAAATGATTGCGTTTATTCCAACCCGTTACCCCAATTTAAATAGCCATTTAGGTAAAGAGTACAGCGCTGAGAACAACCAGTATTTACTTGCCCAAGTCACTGATTGGCAAGAGCCGCTACCACAGTTTTATATTGGTAATGGCCTTCGTACACTATTGACAGATCAAGGTGAATATCCAGTCACACAAGTCACTGAGATCACGTTTGAGCAACATAACTCAGACCAGAAAAGTATTGAACAGGAAACCTAA
- the tssE gene encoding type VI secretion system baseplate subunit TssE → MPELSPLERLQPSLLDRLTDDEPSQQTESRERRIISINQLKKLVQRDVSWLLNTRNLETVENLSRYPEVQSSVLNYGILDLAGIPTSSFDELRIERALVKSFRQFESRLLPNSIKLKAKINRDEMNANAITFELMADMWAQPMPLQLYIETDVDLENGMFNFARVN, encoded by the coding sequence ATGCCTGAATTATCGCCTTTGGAAAGGTTGCAACCTTCGCTACTAGACCGACTGACTGACGACGAGCCAAGCCAGCAGACAGAAAGCCGAGAACGCCGAATCATCAGTATTAATCAACTCAAAAAGCTAGTACAACGCGATGTCTCTTGGCTGCTTAATACCCGAAATTTAGAAACCGTTGAAAACTTGAGTCGATACCCAGAAGTGCAAAGCTCAGTGCTTAATTACGGCATCTTAGATTTAGCAGGTATCCCGACATCAAGCTTTGACGAGCTGCGAATTGAACGCGCGTTAGTCAAATCGTTTCGTCAATTTGAATCTCGACTATTGCCAAACTCGATAAAACTAAAAGCCAAAATCAATCGAGACGAGATGAATGCCAACGCCATCACCTTCGAGCTAATGGCCGACATGTGGGCACAGCCCATGCCGCTTCAGCTCTACATTGAAACGGATGTTGACTTGGAAAATGGCATGTTTAACTTTGCGAGAGTGAATTAA
- the tssF gene encoding type VI secretion system baseplate subunit TssF: MDPRLLELYNQELKFIREMGAEFAQEYPKVASRLGIEGFDCADPYVERLLEGFAFLTSRIQLQLNQQFPRFTENLIQHLFPTYLMPTPSVLVAQLTPDMDDASLLDGVEIKRDTALRSLLSKGVQTSCEYRTVQPTQLFPLQLESAEYINTQAIAAYTAQSNTKHRIKAGISITLSTSENFALHEIALNELSLYLRGSEAFPMYLFELLLSGFGELWFRDNTTSAWKKGNEHTQMTSDCTAYDNALLPYTPRYFDGFRLIKEYFYFPKRLLFLSLTAMKAVFKRCKTNKVELLLLLSKHDPRLENLVNADNFGLFCVPAVNLFERNADRIAINQYQSEYHVVADRLRPTDYEICMIDEVTGYGTGLDVKTHFTPIFANQGESQASRSNAYFNVHRQPRKLTAKQTRNGPRSSYVGTESFISLVDQKHQPFELDLKQLAVKTKCSNRDLPILMPLGKGKTDFTLDISLPTTSIRCLEGPTKPKPPQAIGEANWQLISHLTFNYIGFTGESEQTLTKQLKALMQLFVERHDAFGQKQIDGIQSITLSSCTRRIDIPGPICFARGVAIELTVDEESYEGTGVFLLGVVLEQFFAQLVHVNSFTQLTLNSSHKGEIYTWPIRMGMKTHL, translated from the coding sequence ATGGACCCTCGGCTGCTTGAACTTTATAACCAAGAACTCAAGTTCATCAGAGAAATGGGGGCAGAATTTGCCCAAGAATATCCGAAAGTTGCCAGCCGCTTGGGAATCGAGGGGTTTGACTGCGCCGACCCGTATGTCGAGCGCTTGTTAGAAGGCTTTGCATTTTTAACGTCAAGAATTCAGCTGCAACTCAATCAACAATTTCCCCGCTTTACTGAAAACTTAATTCAGCATTTGTTTCCAACGTATTTAATGCCCACTCCCTCGGTGTTAGTTGCCCAGCTTACGCCTGATATGGATGATGCCAGCTTACTCGATGGTGTTGAAATTAAACGCGACACGGCGCTGCGAAGCTTGCTCAGTAAAGGCGTACAAACCAGTTGCGAATACCGAACTGTCCAACCAACTCAGTTATTTCCGCTCCAGCTTGAAAGCGCTGAATACATCAATACCCAAGCCATTGCCGCCTATACGGCGCAAAGCAACACTAAACATCGCATTAAGGCAGGGATCTCAATCACTTTGTCCACCAGTGAGAACTTTGCATTACATGAAATAGCGCTCAACGAATTGTCACTTTACCTGCGCGGTTCAGAAGCGTTCCCAATGTACTTGTTTGAACTCCTGCTGTCAGGATTTGGCGAGTTATGGTTTCGCGATAATACGACTTCGGCTTGGAAAAAGGGTAATGAACATACGCAAATGACCAGTGATTGCACCGCCTACGACAACGCACTGCTGCCCTACACGCCCCGATACTTTGATGGCTTTAGGCTGATTAAAGAGTACTTTTATTTTCCCAAGCGCCTGTTGTTTTTATCACTCACCGCAATGAAGGCAGTGTTCAAACGCTGTAAAACCAACAAAGTGGAATTATTGTTATTGCTGAGTAAACACGACCCTCGCCTTGAAAACCTCGTCAACGCCGATAACTTTGGCCTGTTTTGCGTACCTGCGGTTAATTTATTTGAACGCAATGCAGATCGTATTGCCATCAATCAATACCAAAGCGAATACCATGTCGTCGCAGATCGGTTACGTCCAACCGATTACGAAATTTGCATGATTGATGAGGTAACGGGCTATGGCACGGGGCTTGATGTTAAAACCCACTTTACCCCGATATTTGCCAACCAAGGTGAAAGCCAAGCGAGTCGCAGCAACGCCTATTTCAATGTTCACCGCCAACCGAGGAAATTAACCGCTAAACAAACCCGAAACGGGCCGCGCTCAAGTTACGTAGGTACGGAGTCTTTTATTAGCTTGGTCGACCAAAAGCACCAACCGTTCGAGCTGGATCTCAAACAATTAGCGGTAAAAACCAAGTGCTCGAATAGAGACTTGCCCATCTTAATGCCACTCGGCAAAGGCAAAACAGACTTCACACTAGACATTAGCTTGCCGACAACCAGTATTCGTTGCCTTGAAGGCCCCACTAAACCCAAGCCACCGCAAGCAATAGGCGAAGCGAATTGGCAATTAATTAGCCACCTAACGTTTAACTACATTGGCTTCACGGGTGAGTCTGAACAAACCTTAACAAAACAATTAAAGGCCCTAATGCAACTATTCGTTGAGCGACACGATGCATTTGGCCAAAAACAAATAGACGGTATTCAAAGCATTACGCTCAGCAGTTGTACGCGCAGAATCGATATTCCTGGCCCCATTTGCTTTGCCAGAGGCGTTGCTATTGAGTTAACCGTTGATGAAGAAAGCTACGAAGGAACAGGAGTCTTCTTGCTCGGCGTGGTATTAGAGCAATTTTTCGCGCAATTAGTGCATGTAAATTCGTTTACACAATTAACCCTAAATTCCAGCCATAAGGGAGAAATTTACACGTGGCCAATCAGAATGGGAATGAAAACGCATTTATAA
- the tssG gene encoding type VI secretion system baseplate subunit TssG, whose protein sequence is MANQNGNENAFIKQLKDDHQQRDMFELFALMRAIESRALLSQPLGHSKTPRDDVARFGQSPLSAFHAAAISNISLSTKIGKYKIKNSYWGLFGHNGALPSHLTEYAQERISKHKDDTLCEFLDIFHHRLICLYYRAWKTGYPAIQFDHMQTNQFVQQLSALARSESGALSTDIHPQATSDSSPAHQRGLYFAGLLTHKNLGAKAVQQILSDLFSVAVIVNEFQASWLTIARRDRSVLTKSGTANNKLKHNAIIGKRTFQRSYKVTVELAALKLEQYTQFLPNHAQGKALKRWINQLISPDITVDVTLNLASGECCSSRLSQQTRLGYTSWLQPQSQKNNSSAFNKTYAVMRH, encoded by the coding sequence GTGGCCAATCAGAATGGGAATGAAAACGCATTTATAAAACAGCTCAAAGACGATCACCAACAGCGCGACATGTTCGAGCTGTTTGCCTTAATGCGCGCCATTGAAAGCAGAGCGCTGCTGTCTCAGCCATTGGGTCATTCAAAAACACCGCGCGATGATGTTGCCCGATTTGGTCAAAGCCCATTAAGTGCATTTCACGCAGCCGCCATCAGTAACATCTCGTTGAGCACGAAAATTGGCAAGTACAAAATCAAAAACAGCTATTGGGGCTTATTTGGTCACAATGGTGCACTGCCCAGCCACTTAACTGAATATGCCCAAGAGCGTATTAGCAAGCACAAAGATGACACCCTGTGCGAGTTTTTAGATATCTTCCACCACCGACTGATTTGTTTGTACTACCGCGCCTGGAAAACCGGCTATCCCGCCATTCAATTTGACCACATGCAAACCAACCAGTTTGTGCAACAGCTTAGCGCACTCGCACGCTCTGAGAGCGGCGCATTATCTACTGACATTCACCCCCAAGCGACAAGCGATAGTTCACCTGCGCACCAACGAGGCCTGTATTTTGCAGGGCTGCTGACACATAAAAATTTAGGCGCCAAAGCCGTGCAGCAAATTCTCTCCGATCTATTTTCAGTAGCCGTTATCGTGAACGAGTTTCAAGCCAGCTGGCTGACAATTGCCCGCCGAGACAGAAGTGTATTAACGAAATCTGGCACAGCGAACAACAAGCTCAAACACAACGCAATTATCGGTAAACGAACATTTCAACGCAGTTATAAAGTCACGGTTGAATTAGCAGCACTCAAACTTGAACAGTACACTCAGTTTTTACCCAACCATGCACAGGGGAAAGCGTTAAAGCGTTGGATTAATCAATTAATCAGCCCAGATATCACCGTAGACGTCACCCTAAATTTGGCGAGTGGCGAGTGTTGTTCAAGCCGACTAAGCCAACAAACCAGACTGGGCTACACCAGTTGGTTACAACCCCAATCACAAAAAAATAACAGCAGCGCGTTTAACAAAACTTATGCAGTGATGCGCCACTAG
- the tssH gene encoding type VI secretion system ATPase TssH: MTEISRVSLFGKLNALAYKAIESATVYCKLRGNPYVEVAHWLHQILQLNDSDLHRIIKHFELNPSKLAADITESLDGLPRGASSISDLSAHVEESVERGWVYGSLVFNDSKVRTGYLVIGMLKTKSLRNMLLALSNEFDKISAEQLSDKFQSIVEGSCEETQAAQDGSNLAAAPGEASGAMAPAQMGKQQALAQFTTDLTEQAAQGELDPIVGRDDEIRQLIDILMRRRQNNPILTGEAGVGKTAVVEGFAHRLLKGDVPPKLQGVKLKSLDIGLLQAGASMKGEFENRLKQVIEEVQSSPTPIIMFIDEAHTLIGAGGSAGTGDAANLLKPALARGELKTIAATTWAEYKKHIEKDPALTRRFQVVKVEEPSEDKAILMLRNLTNVLESHHVLEVLDEAIESAVKLSARYIPARQLPDKAVSLLDTACARVAVSQHATPAELEDTQRNIEHLHIEREVLSKEQQVGQNHQDRITDIDESLEQLGQQQSELNTRWQSEKALFEKMLNCKQALRKLEDSPSLDAQAAQTETMQKTPAGDLSEGDLSEDNSPQDKSKAPEDLATQQQSLLAEIASLQQELNQLQAEQPLVLPCVDEQAVASVVADWTGVPVGRMVKDEVKNILNLANILNQRVIGQDHAMEMIAKRVQTSRAGLDNPNKPIGVFMLCGPSGVGKTESALALAEAMYGGEQNVITINMSEFQEAHTVSTLKGAPPGYVGYGEGGILTEAVRRNPYSVVLLDEVEKAHPDVHEIFFQVFDKGVMEDGEGRRIDFKNTLILLTSNVGSDLVMNLCKDPELLPEPEGIVNAMRPSLLEVFPAALLGRIVTIPYYPLSDAMLSAISKLQLDRIKRRVNEQHGIPFEYSDAVLELIVTRCNEAESGGRMIDAILTNTLLPEISHHYLSQLMEGNTLTAIKVDVADNDFEYKFE; the protein is encoded by the coding sequence ATGACAGAAATTAGTCGTGTCTCATTGTTTGGCAAACTCAATGCGCTGGCTTACAAGGCGATTGAGAGTGCAACGGTTTATTGTAAGTTACGCGGTAATCCCTATGTCGAAGTCGCCCATTGGCTGCATCAAATATTGCAGCTCAATGACTCCGATTTACATCGCATTATTAAGCATTTTGAACTCAACCCTAGCAAGCTCGCGGCTGACATCACCGAATCACTTGATGGCTTGCCAAGAGGCGCAAGCAGTATTTCAGATTTATCTGCTCACGTTGAAGAATCCGTTGAACGGGGCTGGGTGTACGGCAGCTTAGTGTTTAATGACAGTAAAGTGCGAACGGGCTATTTAGTGATAGGTATGTTGAAAACTAAGTCCTTGCGAAACATGTTACTTGCCCTTTCGAACGAGTTTGACAAGATTTCCGCAGAGCAGTTAAGCGATAAGTTTCAGTCTATTGTTGAAGGTAGCTGTGAAGAAACACAGGCAGCCCAAGATGGCAGTAATCTAGCAGCCGCTCCCGGCGAAGCAAGTGGCGCCATGGCGCCAGCGCAAATGGGTAAACAACAAGCGTTAGCGCAATTTACCACAGATCTGACCGAACAAGCGGCACAAGGAGAGCTAGACCCCATTGTTGGACGCGATGACGAAATTCGTCAGCTGATCGATATTCTGATGCGGCGCAGGCAAAACAACCCGATTCTAACGGGCGAAGCGGGGGTTGGTAAAACCGCGGTGGTTGAAGGTTTTGCCCATCGCTTATTAAAAGGCGACGTGCCACCTAAGCTGCAAGGAGTGAAACTGAAATCGCTCGATATTGGCTTGTTACAAGCTGGCGCGAGTATGAAAGGCGAGTTTGAAAATCGCCTCAAGCAAGTCATTGAAGAAGTTCAATCATCCCCCACCCCAATTATTATGTTTATTGACGAAGCCCATACTCTCATTGGTGCGGGTGGAAGTGCAGGAACAGGTGACGCTGCTAATTTGCTAAAGCCTGCGTTAGCACGCGGCGAGCTAAAAACGATTGCAGCGACCACTTGGGCTGAATACAAGAAACACATTGAAAAAGATCCCGCCCTCACCCGCCGTTTTCAAGTGGTAAAAGTGGAAGAGCCAAGCGAAGACAAAGCGATTTTGATGCTGCGTAATCTAACCAATGTCTTAGAAAGTCACCATGTATTGGAAGTACTGGATGAAGCCATAGAATCAGCGGTAAAACTCTCTGCCAGATACATTCCCGCCAGACAATTGCCCGACAAAGCCGTGAGCTTACTTGATACCGCTTGTGCGCGCGTAGCCGTTAGCCAACACGCCACACCTGCCGAGCTAGAAGATACCCAGCGCAATATCGAACACTTGCATATTGAACGAGAAGTGCTATCGAAAGAGCAGCAAGTGGGCCAAAACCATCAAGACAGAATTACTGACATCGATGAATCGCTTGAGCAGCTTGGTCAACAACAAAGCGAACTCAATACCCGCTGGCAAAGTGAAAAGGCGCTGTTTGAAAAAATGCTGAACTGCAAGCAGGCGTTACGGAAGTTGGAAGACTCCCCCTCGCTAGACGCACAAGCAGCACAAACAGAAACAATGCAAAAAACACCAGCAGGCGATTTATCAGAAGGCGATCTATCAGAAGACAATTCACCACAAGACAAGTCAAAAGCACCCGAAGACTTAGCCACACAACAGCAGAGCTTACTGGCTGAAATCGCCAGTTTGCAGCAAGAACTTAACCAGCTTCAAGCAGAGCAACCGTTAGTTTTACCTTGTGTTGACGAACAAGCCGTCGCCAGTGTCGTTGCGGATTGGACTGGGGTGCCAGTCGGACGCATGGTCAAAGACGAAGTTAAAAACATTCTCAACTTAGCCAATATATTAAATCAGCGGGTGATAGGCCAAGATCACGCGATGGAAATGATCGCTAAACGCGTGCAAACCTCACGCGCCGGGCTAGACAACCCCAATAAACCGATTGGCGTATTTATGCTCTGCGGCCCTTCGGGTGTAGGTAAAACCGAATCGGCGTTGGCATTAGCTGAGGCCATGTATGGCGGTGAGCAAAACGTGATCACTATCAATATGAGTGAATTTCAAGAGGCCCACACGGTTTCTACCCTAAAAGGTGCACCACCGGGCTATGTGGGTTATGGCGAAGGCGGCATACTCACCGAAGCCGTCAGGCGTAATCCATACTCCGTGGTGCTGTTAGACGAAGTAGAGAAAGCCCACCCCGATGTGCACGAAATCTTCTTTCAAGTGTTTGACAAAGGGGTAATGGAAGATGGCGAAGGCCGACGTATCGACTTTAAGAATACGCTTATTTTACTCACCTCAAATGTGGGTAGTGACTTGGTGATGAACTTGTGCAAAGACCCTGAGCTGCTGCCAGAGCCAGAAGGTATTGTCAATGCCATGCGACCTTCATTGCTGGAAGTATTCCCGGCGGCACTGCTTGGGCGCATTGTCACCATCCCCTACTATCCACTATCCGACGCAATGCTAAGTGCCATCAGCAAACTTCAATTAGATCGCATTAAACGCCGTGTTAACGAGCAGCACGGTATTCCATTTGAATATTCAGATGCAGTGTTAGAGCTGATCGTCACTCGTTGTAATGAAGCAGAAAGTGGCGGCCGGATGATAGATGCCATCTTAACCAACACCCTGTTGCCAGAAATTAGCCACCATTATTTAAGCCAGTTAATGGAAGGTAACACCTTAACCGCAATTAAAGTGGATGTTGCAGATAATGACTTTGAATATAAGTTTGAATGA